The following coding sequences lie in one Arabidopsis thaliana chromosome 3, partial sequence genomic window:
- a CDS encoding Heavy metal transport/detoxification superfamily protein (Heavy metal transport/detoxification superfamily protein; FUNCTIONS IN: metal ion binding; INVOLVED IN: metal ion transport; LOCATED IN: cell wall; EXPRESSED IN: 21 plant structures; EXPRESSED DURING: 13 growth stages; CONTAINS InterPro DOMAIN/s: Heavy metal transport/detoxification protein (InterPro:IPR006121); BEST Arabidopsis thaliana protein match is: Heavy metal transport/detoxification superfamily protein (TAIR:AT5G19090.1); Has 122077 Blast hits to 41053 proteins in 2213 species: Archae - 188; Bacteria - 33817; Metazoa - 49902; Fungi - 6812; Plants - 10774; Viruses - 1540; Other Eukaryotes - 19044 (source: NCBI BLink).): MSKEEFMKIQTCVLKVNIHCDGCKQKVKKILQKIEGVFTTKIDSEQGKVTVSGSVDPSVLIKKLAKSGKHAEIWGAPKGNNNPNQSQMANQFKGMQIDHGKAGGGGGGNNNNNKKGQKNGGGGGGGGGGGNSNAPKMGQQLNPQHLQQLQQLQKMKGFQDLKLPPQLKGSVPVNKNQNQKGVKFDVPEDDDDDDFSDEFDDEFTDDDDDEFDDEFDDLPLPSNKMKPNMTMMPNAQQMMMNAQKNANLAGGPAKNGGKGAPAAGGGGAGGGKGAGGGAKGGPGNQNQGGGKNGGGGHPQDGKNGGGGGGPNAGKKGNGGGGPMAGGVSGGFRPMGGGGPQNMSMPMGGQMGMGGPMGNMPAVQGLPATGPGGAPQGYFQGAGIDPMQMQQQQQQQQYLAAVMNQQRAMGNERFQPMMYARPPPAVNYMPPNPHQYPNPHPYPYPYPYPYPPPYGNDQYSHAFSDENTSSCDIM, encoded by the exons ATGAGTAAAGAAGAGTTCATGAAGATCCAG aCTTGTGTTCTTAAAGTGAACATACACTGTGATGGCTGTAAGCAGAAAGTCAAGAAAATCTTGCAGAAAATCGAAG GTGTTTTCACGACCAAGATTGACTCAGAGCAAGGGAAAGTGACTGTCTCTGGGAGCGTAGATCCTTCAGTTCTCATCAAGAAGCTCGCCAAATCTGGTAAACATGCTGAAATCTGGGGAGCTCCAAAGGGTAACAACAATCCCAATCAGTCCCAAATGGCCAATCAGTTTAAGGGAATGCAGATTGACCATGGAAAAGCCGGAGGCGGTGGTGGCggaaacaataataacaacaaGAAAGGCCAGAAAAACGGCGGAGGAGGTGGCggcggtggaggtggaggtaACAGTAATGCGCCAAAGATGGGCCAGCAACTGAATCCACAACATTTGCAGCAGCTTCAACAGCTTCAGAAGATGAAAGGGTTTCAAGATCTGAAGCTTCCTCCTCAGTTAAAAGGCTCTGTTCCTGTCaacaagaaccaaaaccaGAAAGGAGTCAAGTTTGATGTCcctgaagatgatgatgatgatgatttcagTGACGAATTCGATGATGAATttactgatgatgatgacgacgagtttgatgatgagtttgaCGATCTCCCTCTTCCGTCTAATAAGATGAAGCCCAACATGACGATGATGCCTAATGCTcaacagatgatgatgaacgcTCAGAAGAATGCCAATCTTGCCGGTGGTCCTGCTAAAAACGGCGGTAAAGGCGCTCCCGCTGCTGGCGGCGGCGGTGCCGGTGGTGGAAAGGGTGCTGGCGGCGGTGCTAAGGGTGGTCCTGGGAATCAAAACCAAGGTGGAGGCAAGAACGGCGGTGGTGGACATCCACAAGATGGTAAAAACGGCGGTGGAGGCGGTGGTCCCAACGCCGGAAAAAAGGGTAACGGCGGAGGTGGGCCCATGGCTGGAGGAGTTTCGGGAGGTTTCCGACCCATGGGAGGTGGAGGACCACAGAATATGAGCATGCCAATGGGTGGTCAAATGGGTATGGGTGGTCCGATGGGGAATATGCCGGCGGTTCAGGGGTTACCAGCGACCGGTCCAGGCGGTGCACCACAGGGTTATTTCCAAGGGGCCGGGATAGATCCTATGCAAATgcagcaacagcaacaacaacagcaataTTTAGCGGCGGTTATGAACCAGCAACGAGCTATGGGGAACGAACGGTTCCAACCAATGATGTACGCAAGGCCACCACCGGCAGTTAACTATATGCCGCCAAACCCGCACCAATATCCGAATCCGCATCCGTATCCGTATCCGTACCCGTATCCATATCCTCCACCTTATGGGAATGATCAATACTCTCATGCCTTTAGCGACGAGAACACATCAAGCTGCGATATTATGTGA
- a CDS encoding Heavy metal transport/detoxification superfamily protein (Heavy metal transport/detoxification superfamily protein; FUNCTIONS IN: metal ion binding; INVOLVED IN: metal ion transport; EXPRESSED IN: 21 plant structures; EXPRESSED DURING: 13 growth stages; CONTAINS InterPro DOMAIN/s: Heavy metal transport/detoxification protein (InterPro:IPR006121); BEST Arabidopsis thaliana protein match is: Heavy metal transport/detoxification superfamily protein (TAIR:AT5G19090.3).) — protein sequence MSKEEFMKIQTCVLKVNIHCDGCKQKVKKILQKIEGVFTTKIDSEQGKVTVSGSVDPSVLIKKLAKSGKHAEIWGAPKGNNNPNQSQMANQFKGMQIDHGKAGGGGGGNNNNNKKGQKNGGGGGGGGGGGNSNAPKMGQQLNPQHLQQLQQLQKMKGFQDLKLPPQLKGSVPVNKNQNQKGVKFDVPEDDDDDDFSDEFDDEFTDDDDDEFDDEFDDLPLPSNKMKPNMTMMPNAQQMMMNAQKNANLAGGPAKNGGKGAPAAGGGGAGGGKGAGGGAKGGPGNQNQGGGKNGGGGHPQDGKNGGGGGGPNAGKKATTTAIFSGGYEPATSYGERTVPTNDVRKATTGS from the exons ATGAGTAAAGAAGAGTTCATGAAGATCCAG aCTTGTGTTCTTAAAGTGAACATACACTGTGATGGCTGTAAGCAGAAAGTCAAGAAAATCTTGCAGAAAATCGAAG GTGTTTTCACGACCAAGATTGACTCAGAGCAAGGGAAAGTGACTGTCTCTGGGAGCGTAGATCCTTCAGTTCTCATCAAGAAGCTCGCCAAATCTGGTAAACATGCTGAAATCTGGGGAGCTCCAAAGGGTAACAACAATCCCAATCAGTCCCAAATGGCCAATCAGTTTAAGGGAATGCAGATTGACCATGGAAAAGCCGGAGGCGGTGGTGGCggaaacaataataacaacaaGAAAGGCCAGAAAAACGGCGGAGGAGGTGGCggcggtggaggtggaggtaACAGTAATGCGCCAAAGATGGGCCAGCAACTGAATCCACAACATTTGCAGCAGCTTCAACAGCTTCAGAAGATGAAAGGGTTTCAAGATCTGAAGCTTCCTCCTCAGTTAAAAGGCTCTGTTCCTGTCaacaagaaccaaaaccaGAAAGGAGTCAAGTTTGATGTCcctgaagatgatgatgatgatgatttcagTGACGAATTCGATGATGAATttactgatgatgatgacgacgagtttgatgatgagtttgaCGATCTCCCTCTTCCGTCTAATAAGATGAAGCCCAACATGACGATGATGCCTAATGCTcaacagatgatgatgaacgcTCAGAAGAATGCCAATCTTGCCGGTGGTCCTGCTAAAAACGGCGGTAAAGGCGCTCCCGCTGCTGGCGGCGGCGGTGCCGGTGGTGGAAAGGGTGCTGGCGGCGGTGCTAAGGGTGGTCCTGGGAATCAAAACCAAGGTGGAGGCAAGAACGGCGGTGGTGGACATCCACAAGATGGTAAAAACGGCGGTGGAGGCGGTGGTCCCAACGCCGGAAAAAAGG caacaacaacagcaataTTTAGCGGCGGTTATGAACCAGCAACGAGCTATGGGGAACGAACGGTTCCAACCAATGATGTACGCAAGGCCACCACCGGCAGTTAA
- the LUL4 gene encoding RING/U-box superfamily protein (RING/U-box superfamily protein; FUNCTIONS IN: zinc ion binding; EXPRESSED IN: 17 plant structures; EXPRESSED DURING: 8 growth stages; CONTAINS InterPro DOMAIN/s: Zinc finger, RING-type (InterPro:IPR001841), Zinc finger, C3HC4 RING-type (InterPro:IPR018957); BEST Arabidopsis thaliana protein match is: RING/U-box superfamily protein (TAIR:AT5G19080.1); Has 7743 Blast hits to 5478 proteins in 376 species: Archae - 2; Bacteria - 144; Metazoa - 2405; Fungi - 531; Plants - 3352; Viruses - 272; Other Eukaryotes - 1037 (source: NCBI BLink).): MGISFSNNNRRRDNNNRRHLHHYPPPPPYYYLDPPPPPPPFPPHYDYNYSNYHLSPPLPPQPQINSCSYGHYHYHPQPPQYFTTAQPNWWGPMMRPAYYCPPQPQTQPPKPYLEQQNAKKVRNDVNVHRDTVRLEVDDLVPGHHLVSFVFDALFDGSFTITFFAKEEPNCTIIPQFPEVYSPTRFHFQKGPGQKFLQPSGTGTDLSFFVLDDLSKPLEEDVYPLVISAETIISPNSISEQSSVHKQVTQAVLEKDNDGSFKVKVVKQILWIEGVRYELRELYGSTTQGAASGLDESGSGTECVICMTEAKDTAVLPCRHLCMCSDCAKELRLQSNKCPICRQPIEELLEIKMNSSDEQH, translated from the exons ATGGGAATCTCCtttagcaacaacaacagaagacGAGACAACAATAATCGTCGCCACCTCCACCACTATCCTCCGCCGCCGCCTTACTATTACCTCGaccctcctcctcctcctccgccatTTCCACCGCATTATGACTATAACTACTCCAATTACCATCTCTCTCCGCCTCTACCGCCACAGCCACAGATCAACTCTTGTTCTTACGGCCATTACCATTATCACCCTCAGCCTCCTCAGTATTTCACCACCGCTCAGCCCAATTGGTGGGGCCCAATGATGAGACCGGCGTACTACTGTCCGCCTCAGCCGCAAACGCAACCGCCTAAGCCATACCTGGAGCAACAGAACGCGAAGAAGGTGAGGAATGATGTCAATGTGCATAGAGATACAGTGAGGCTTGAAGTGGACGATCTCGTTCCTGGTCACCATCTAGTTTCCTTCGTCTTCGATGCTCTTTTCGACGGCAG TTTCACTATCACCTTCTTTGCAAAGGAGGAACCAAATTGCACCATTATCCCACAGTTTCCAGAGGTTTATTCACCCACAAGATTCCATTTTCAGAAAGGTCCTGGACAGAAGTTTCTGCAGCCTTCAGGGACAGGAACTGACCTGAgcttctttgttcttgatgatcTGTCTAAACCCTTAGAAGAAGATGTGTATCCGCTTGTAATATCAGCTGAGACGATAATCTCTCCAAATTCAATCTCAGAGCAATCATCAGTTCATAAGCAAGTCACACAAGCGGTTCTCGAGAAAGATAATGATGGATCTTTCAAAGTGAAAGTTGTGAAGCAGATTCTTTGGATTGAAGGAGTTCGATATGAACTCCGTGAGTTGTATGGCTCGACCACTCAAGGTGCAGCCTCGGGCTTAGATGAGAGTGGTTCGGGTACAGAATGTGTTATCTGCATGACTGAGGCTAAGGACACGGCCGTGCTGCCTTGCAGACATTTG TGCATGTGTAGCGACTGTGCTAAAGAATTGAGGCTTCAGTCCAACAAATGTCCGATTTGTCGACAACCCATCGAAGAGCTCTTAGAGATCAAAATGAACAGTAGTGATGAACAACACTAG
- a CDS encoding RING zinc finger protein (unknown protein; Has 15 Blast hits to 15 proteins in 7 species: Archae - 0; Bacteria - 0; Metazoa - 0; Fungi - 0; Plants - 15; Viruses - 0; Other Eukaryotes - 0 (source: NCBI BLink).), which produces MNMKTSKMKFTKEMIESIKDKLPRLSFLRQCYGGCGDRTHLLPCSIATTSTRFWNLSDRPVELQIRVGSILKRVHTLKPGRSKKLRHRSIHRAYVDDQEGRRWLYYDDTCLPYVWVHETGTDLSKMVKQQYVSLEDLRDYSEIRVFKDLQRGCVAVEKRDRASALC; this is translated from the coding sequence atgaatatgaaaacaTCAAAGATGAAGTTCACAAAAGAGATGATAGAGTCTATCAAAGACAAGCTCCCGAGGCTCAGCTTCCTCCGACAATGCTACGGTGGTTGCGGCGACCGGACGCATTTACTCCCTTGCTCCATCGCCACCACTTCCACCCGCTTTTGGAACCTCTCCGACCGTCCCGTGGAGCTCCAGATTCGGGTCGGTTCAATTCTAAAACGGGTCCACACTCTCAAACCTGGCCGTTCCAAGAAGCTTAGACACAGAAGCATTCACAGAGCTTACGTTGATGACCAGGAAGGACGTAGATGGCTGTACTACGACGACACTTGTCTACCGTACGTATGGGTTCACGAGACTGGTACGGACTTGTCGAAGATGGTGAAGCAACAGTACGTGAGTCTCGAGGATCTGAGGGATTACTcggagattagggtttttaagGATTTACAGAGAGGTTGTGTCGCAGTTGAGAAAAGAGACAGAGCTTCTGCTTTGTGTTGA
- a CDS encoding cytochrome P450 family protein (unknown protein; BEST Arabidopsis thaliana protein match is: unknown protein (TAIR:AT5G19060.1); Has 61 Blast hits to 59 proteins in 10 species: Archae - 0; Bacteria - 0; Metazoa - 3; Fungi - 0; Plants - 58; Viruses - 0; Other Eukaryotes - 0 (source: NCBI BLink).): MPEKGMIFPPVPSQLVILRPSPLLQWRLGALTALVCFLMLVVWSIDGCSIQSFVQPWRFNAYSVRISPSPSPFMSTKPNLVSEKPHRQNLTLMMAPRNLVPKKTNLTSNSTRVQFEWITAGSQKNFTANLMRGWLAPGGAPCREAKTVEISVPGVDGIDSVELTAGEIHEFKFQAIDESGKNVCIGGDYFETDISGENWKSRPPVKDFGNGTYSFSLQVHPEFAGDFNLTVILLFRHYQGLKFSTSRLGFDRKLRNVRLRFVKTPDVTLPELRSCKKSDFNRDAWSGRWTRLGKNDECQISNDGRYRCLAADFPCRKPWCDGAVGAIESNGWVYSSHCSFKLFSAEKAWDCLKGKWIFFWGDSNHVDSIRNLLNFVLGHPEIPAVPRRFDMKFSNPKNPSETVRITSIFNGHWNETKNYQGLDSLKDRDFRELLKKYFNEETNRVPDVMIVNSGLHDGIHWTSLRAFAKGAETAAAFWREVFDGVKSRGLQPPEVIFRNTIATGGYARMLAFNPSKMEAFNGVFLEKMRDAGLVTSVVDNFDMTYPWHYDNRCNDGVHYGRAPAKMRWRDGEIGHQYFVDLMLVHVLLNALCVR; encoded by the coding sequence ATGCCGGAGAAAGGAATGATTTTCCCGCCGGTACCGAGCCAATTGGTGATTTTACGGCCAAGCCCTCTTCTTCAATGGCGGCTTGGTGCTCTTACAGCACTCGTCTGCTTCCTTATGTTAGTCGTTTGGAGTATTGACGGTTGTTCGATTCAAAGCTTCGTTCAGCCATGGAGATTCAATGCTTACTCTGTTCGAATCAGTCCTTCTCCGTCGCCGTTTATGTCAACGAAACCCAATCTAGTATCAGAGAAACCTCACCGCCAAAATCTCACCTTGATGATGGCTCCACGAAATCTGGTTCCGAAGAAGACGAATCTCACTTCAAACTCGACCCGGGTCCAGTTCGAGTGGATAACCGCTGGATCTCAGAAGAATTTCACGGCGAATTTGATGAGAGGTTGGTTGGCTCCGGGAGGAGCGCCGTGTAGAGAAGCGAAGACCGTCGAGATTTCAGTTCCCGGTGTCGACGGGATTGATTCTGTGGAGTTAACCGCCGGAGAGATTCatgaattcaaatttcaagCCATAGACGAATCTGGAAAAAACGTTTGCATTGGTGGGGACTATTTCGAGACTGATATATCCGGCGAGAACTGGAAATCGAGACCACCGGTGAAAGATTTCGGCAACGGAacttactctttctctttacaGGTTCATCCTGAGTTCGCCGGAGATTTCAATCTCACCGTCATTTTACTCTTCCGTCATTACCAAGGTCTTAAGTTTAGTACCTCACGTTTAGGCTTTGACCGAAAGCTTCGCAATGTTAGATTACGCTTTGTTAAGACGCCTGACGTTACTCTGCCGGAGCTCCGGTCATGtaaaaaatctgattttaaCAGAGATGCTTGGTCTGGACGATGGACTAGGCTTGGGAAGAATGATGAGTGTCAGATTAGCAATGACGGGCGTTACCGCTGCCTCGCTGCGGATTTCCCTTGCCGGAAACCGTGGTGCGACGGTGCGGTTGGAGCTATAGAGAGTAATGGTTGGGTTTACTCTAGCCATTGCTCTTTCAAGCTCTTCTCTGCGGAAAAGGCTTGGGATTGCTTGAAAGGCAAATGGATTTTCTTCTGGGGAGATTCGAATCATGTTGATTCGATCAGAAACTTGCTGAATTTCGTCTTGGGTCATCCTGAAATCCCCGCTGTCCCGAGGAGGTTCGATATGAAGTTTTCGAATCCGAAGAACCCTTCGGAGACTGTTAGGATCACGAGTATCTTTAACGGTCATTGGAACGAGACCAAGAACTATCAGGGCCTTGATTCGCTTAAAGACAGGGACTTTAGAGAATTGCTCAAGAAGTACTTCAACGAAGAAACAAACCGTGTTCCCGACGTGATGATCGTGAACTCGGGTCTACACGACGGGATTCACTGGACTAGTCTTAGAGCCTTTGCGAAAGGTGCTGAAACCGCAGCTGCGTTTTGGAGAGAAGTTTTTGACGGGGTCAAAAGCAGAGGATTGCAACCGCCAGAAGTGATTTTCAGGAACACAATCGCGACAGGCGGGTACGCGAGAATGCTAGCGTTTAACCCGAGCAAAATGGAGGCGTTTAACGGAGTGTTTCTCGAGAAAATGAGGGATGCGGGATTGGTCACGAGCGTAGTTGATAACTTCGATATGACGTATCCGTGGCACTACGATAACCGTTGCAACGATGGAGTTCATTACGGAAGAGCTCCAGCGAAAATGCGGTGGAGGGACGGTGAGATTGGACATCAGTACTTTGTGGACTTGATGCTCGTTCACGTATTGCTGAATGCATTGTGTGTAAGATAG
- a CDS encoding AP2/B3-like transcriptional factor family protein (AP2/B3-like transcriptional factor family protein; FUNCTIONS IN: DNA binding, sequence-specific DNA binding transcription factor activity; INVOLVED IN: regulation of transcription, DNA-dependent; EXPRESSED IN: 13 plant structures; EXPRESSED DURING: 9 growth stages; CONTAINS InterPro DOMAIN/s: Transcriptional factor B3 (InterPro:IPR003340); BEST Arabidopsis thaliana protein match is: AP2/B3-like transcriptional factor family protein (TAIR:AT3G06220.1).), which yields MWATKSRRCAVKKQCCFLSLVVHRARTEKNRIQSLEIFFLKIKENRLDQISLPLVHTSSMASGDVLPRFFTVFLSHCSSESMVIPRSYYNLLPRPLPKTAILIGTGGRFWKVAMTSKQEQVYFEQGWGNFVADNQLKEGEFLTFVFDGHKSYEVSIYGRGDCKETRAVIQVEEISDDTEDDNVSLHSPSNVSLDSLSNDSHHSTSNVSLRSLSNDSLHGDAEIESDSEYSPENLPSASISVESVEVVNPTTSRQRSYKRKTIENPHLYLDDPNNVCFETCLKLRKFELLVHAQLVKDYGLIFSDNVDYIDGYGKLTAKTTKWADQRVCINKWQKICERNQFTENDSILCEILRNEDKVVYAIKIHIFRDAAAST from the exons ATGTGGGCAACGAAGTCGCGTCGGTGTGCCG TGAAAAAGCAATGCTGCTTTCTCTCATTGGTTGTGCATAGAGCAAGGACAGAGAAAAACAG aATTCAATCTCTGGAAATTTTCTTCCTAAAGATTAAAGAGAACCGTTTGGACCAGATCAGCTTGCCTCTTG TTCATACGTCTTCCATGGCTTCCGGTGATGTTCTTCCTAGATTCTTCACTGTCTTCCTCTCCCATTGCAGCTCCGAATCCATG GTGATACCAAGGTCTTACTACAATCTTTTACCACGTCCGTTGCCCAAGACTGCGATTCTCATCGGAACTGGTGGAAGATTTTGGAAAGTAGCAATGACGAGCAAGCAAGAGCAAGTGTATTTTGAACAAGGCTGGGGAAATTTCGTTGCTGATAACCAGTTAAAAGAGGGAGAATTCTTAACTTTTGTGTTTGATGGGCACAAAAGTTATGAAGTAAGTATCTATGGTCGTGGAGATTGCAAAGAGACTCGAGCAGTCATTCAAGTTGAAGAGATCTCTGATGATACAGAAGATGACAACGTTTCTCTTCATAGCCCTAGCAATGTTTCACTTGATAGCCTTAGCAACGATTCTCATCATAGCACTAGCAACGTTTCTCTTCGAAGCCTTAGCAACGATTCTCTTCATGGTGATGCTGAGATAGAGAGCGACAGTGAGTATTCTCCCGAGAACCTACCCTCAGCCTCTATATCTGTTGAATCCGTTGAGGTGGTGAATCCAACAACAAGCAGGCAGAGAAGTT ACAAGAGGAAGACCATTGAGAATCCACATCTGTATTTGGATGATCCAAACAATGTCTGTTTTGAGACGTGTCTTAAGCTTAGAAAGTTTGAGCTG TTAGTTCATGCACAGTTGGTGAAAGACTACGGCTTGATATTCAGCGACAATGTTGACTATATTGACGGATATGGAAAACTAACCGCGAAAACGACCAAGTGGGCAGATCAACGGGTTTGCATAAACAAATGGCAGAAAATATGCGAGAGAAACCAGTTCACAGAGAATGACTCCATCCTATGTGAAATTCTCCGCAACGAGGACAAAGTGGTTTATGCAATCAAGATTCACATCTTCCGCGATGCAGCAGCAAGCACTTGA
- a CDS encoding AP2/B3-like transcriptional factor family protein (AP2/B3-like transcriptional factor family protein; FUNCTIONS IN: DNA binding, sequence-specific DNA binding transcription factor activity; INVOLVED IN: regulation of transcription, DNA-dependent; EXPRESSED IN: 13 plant structures; EXPRESSED DURING: 9 growth stages; CONTAINS InterPro DOMAIN/s: Transcriptional factor B3 (InterPro:IPR003340); BEST Arabidopsis thaliana protein match is: AP2/B3-like transcriptional factor family protein (TAIR:AT3G06220.1); Has 400 Blast hits to 363 proteins in 15 species: Archae - 0; Bacteria - 2; Metazoa - 0; Fungi - 0; Plants - 378; Viruses - 0; Other Eukaryotes - 20 (source: NCBI BLink).) yields MWATKSRRCAVHTSSMASGDVLPRFFTVFLSHCSSESMVIPRSYYNLLPRPLPKTAILIGTGGRFWKVAMTSKQEQVYFEQGWGNFVADNQLKEGEFLTFVFDGHKSYEVSIYGRGDCKETRAVIQVEEISDDTEDDNVSLHSPSNVSLDSLSNDSHHSTSNVSLRSLSNDSLHGDAEIESDSEYSPENLPSASISVESVEVVNPTTSRQRSYKRKTIENPHLYLDDPNNVCFETCLKLRKFELLVHAQLVKDYGLIFSDNVDYIDGYGKLTAKTTKWADQRVCINKWQKICERNQFTENDSILCEILRNEDKVVYAIKIHIFRDAAAST; encoded by the exons ATGTGGGCAACGAAGTCGCGTCGGTGTGCCG TTCATACGTCTTCCATGGCTTCCGGTGATGTTCTTCCTAGATTCTTCACTGTCTTCCTCTCCCATTGCAGCTCCGAATCCATG GTGATACCAAGGTCTTACTACAATCTTTTACCACGTCCGTTGCCCAAGACTGCGATTCTCATCGGAACTGGTGGAAGATTTTGGAAAGTAGCAATGACGAGCAAGCAAGAGCAAGTGTATTTTGAACAAGGCTGGGGAAATTTCGTTGCTGATAACCAGTTAAAAGAGGGAGAATTCTTAACTTTTGTGTTTGATGGGCACAAAAGTTATGAAGTAAGTATCTATGGTCGTGGAGATTGCAAAGAGACTCGAGCAGTCATTCAAGTTGAAGAGATCTCTGATGATACAGAAGATGACAACGTTTCTCTTCATAGCCCTAGCAATGTTTCACTTGATAGCCTTAGCAACGATTCTCATCATAGCACTAGCAACGTTTCTCTTCGAAGCCTTAGCAACGATTCTCTTCATGGTGATGCTGAGATAGAGAGCGACAGTGAGTATTCTCCCGAGAACCTACCCTCAGCCTCTATATCTGTTGAATCCGTTGAGGTGGTGAATCCAACAACAAGCAGGCAGAGAAGTT ACAAGAGGAAGACCATTGAGAATCCACATCTGTATTTGGATGATCCAAACAATGTCTGTTTTGAGACGTGTCTTAAGCTTAGAAAGTTTGAGCTG TTAGTTCATGCACAGTTGGTGAAAGACTACGGCTTGATATTCAGCGACAATGTTGACTATATTGACGGATATGGAAAACTAACCGCGAAAACGACCAAGTGGGCAGATCAACGGGTTTGCATAAACAAATGGCAGAAAATATGCGAGAGAAACCAGTTCACAGAGAATGACTCCATCCTATGTGAAATTCTCCGCAACGAGGACAAAGTGGTTTATGCAATCAAGATTCACATCTTCCGCGATGCAGCAGCAAGCACTTGA